The DNA window CAGCCACATCGACGCGGCCTCGGCGCGGACTTTTCTGGACGAGAACTCGGAAGCACTGCTGCTCGACGTACGCAATCCGAAGGAGTGGAAAAGCAAGTACCCGGCGGCGCCGGGGGCGATGACGATCCCGCTTCCCGAATTGCACAAGCACGTGGGCGAGCTGGCGGCCTGGAAGGACAAGCCCATCTTCACCGTCTGCCACTCGGGGAGTCGCAGTCTCACCGCTGCCGAGATGCTCGCCGACTCCGGATTCCGAGACGTGCGCAGCATCGACGGCGGCATGGTGGCGTGGAAGATGGTCGAGAATCTGACGGCTCAGTAACGCTCAGACGGACGCCGTACGCTCCAGCCGTGCCACGCATTCGATGTGTGGCGTGTGCGGAAACAGATCGAACGGCGTCACGTGATCGAGCGCAAACCCGAGCGCGGCAAAGTCCTTGAGATCGCGCGCCAGCGTCGCGGGATTGCACGACACGTAGATCACACGACGCGGCGTCAGCTCCGCGATGCGTGCCACCACGCGCGGATGCAGTCCGGCTCGCGGCGGGTCGACGACCACGATCGAGGGGCGCGGTGCGCCGGCGCGTTCGCCGCGTGCCCACTGGCGCAGCACGGCACGAGACTCGCCGGCCTCGAAGCGCGCGTTCGTCACGCGATTGCGCACCGCGTTCGCTCTCGCCGCGATCACCGCGGGCTCGACGCTCTCGACCCCGATCGCCTCGCCGGCCACGCGCGCGAACAGCAGCGTGAGTGTTCCGGTGCCACAGTAGAGGTCGAGCACCACGTCGTCGGGCGTCGCGGCCGCCGCAGCGATCGCCCCCTGGTAGAGACCCTCGGCTGCGCGGCTGTTGGTCTGCAGGAACGACGCGGCACCGGCTTCGAACTCGAGTCCGAGCAGGCGCTCCACCACGGTGGCGCGACCTTGCAGCAGTCGTTCCTCCTCGCCGATCGCGACGTTCGCGC is part of the Candidatus Eisenbacteria bacterium genome and encodes:
- a CDS encoding rhodanese-like domain-containing protein yields the protein MRNLCQHPEFVSRVSTSAFALALALLTGCGNSGSGGRAAVSGTRSATHAAVSHIDAASARTFLDENSEALLLDVRNPKEWKSKYPAAPGAMTIPLPELHKHVGELAAWKDKPIFTVCHSGSRSLTAAEMLADSGFRDVRSIDGGMVAWKMVENLTAQ